A single genomic interval of Zingiber officinale cultivar Zhangliang chromosome 4A, Zo_v1.1, whole genome shotgun sequence harbors:
- the LOC121972117 gene encoding E3 ubiquitin-protein ligase RNF170-like isoform X2, which produces MVMPPSGDVCCVCHERFRLPCQANCSHWFCGNCILRVWNSGFVLQPCKCPLCRRAITLLIPASTINEDHDREAYQVLQSIENYNRQFGRNPSLIQDVPFFIRRLLREFVDPQRALPFVFRARTALSILLSIGYVASPIDILSERIYGFVGFLDDFLVLVIVFIHLATLYRSLLLNRHGGA; this is translated from the exons ATGGTTATGCCGCCGTCCGGCGATGTGTGCTGCGTCTGCCACGAGCGGTTTCGGCTCCCCTGCCAAGCCAACTGTTCGCACTGGTTCTGCG GGAATTGTATTCTGAGGGTCTGGAATTCTGGATTTGTGCTCCAGCCATGCAAGTGCCCCCTATGCCGTCGTGCTATAACTCTGCTTATACCTGCATCAACGATAAATGAGGACCATGACCGGGAAGCTTATCAAGTACTTCAGAGTATTGAGAATTACAATCGCCAGTTTGGCAGAAACCCCAGCCTTATTCAG GATGTTCCATTCTTCATAAGAAGGTTATTGAGAGAATTTGTGGATCCTCAGAGAGCACTTCCCTTCGTCTTCAGAGCACGAACAGCCTTGTCT ATATTACTGAGCATTGGTTATGTTGCGAGCCCCATTGACATTTTATCGGAAA GGATTTATGGTTTTGTTGGTTTTCTCGATGATTTTTTAGTACTGGTGATTGTGTTCATCCACCTTGCTACTCTGTATCGCAGTTTACTTCTGAACCGCCATGGAGGTGCTTAA
- the LOC121972117 gene encoding E3 ubiquitin-protein ligase RNF170-like isoform X1: protein MVMPPSGDVCCVCHERFRLPCQANCSHWFCGNCILRVWNSGFVLQPCKCPLCRRAITLLIPASTINEDHDREAYQVLQSIENYNRQFGRNPSLIQRFQDVPFFIRRLLREFVDPQRALPFVFRARTALSILLSIGYVASPIDILSERIYGFVGFLDDFLVLVIVFIHLATLYRSLLLNRHGGA, encoded by the exons ATGGTTATGCCGCCGTCCGGCGATGTGTGCTGCGTCTGCCACGAGCGGTTTCGGCTCCCCTGCCAAGCCAACTGTTCGCACTGGTTCTGCG GGAATTGTATTCTGAGGGTCTGGAATTCTGGATTTGTGCTCCAGCCATGCAAGTGCCCCCTATGCCGTCGTGCTATAACTCTGCTTATACCTGCATCAACGATAAATGAGGACCATGACCGGGAAGCTTATCAAGTACTTCAGAGTATTGAGAATTACAATCGCCAGTTTGGCAGAAACCCCAGCCTTATTCAG AGGTTTCAGGATGTTCCATTCTTCATAAGAAGGTTATTGAGAGAATTTGTGGATCCTCAGAGAGCACTTCCCTTCGTCTTCAGAGCACGAACAGCCTTGTCT ATATTACTGAGCATTGGTTATGTTGCGAGCCCCATTGACATTTTATCGGAAA GGATTTATGGTTTTGTTGGTTTTCTCGATGATTTTTTAGTACTGGTGATTGTGTTCATCCACCTTGCTACTCTGTATCGCAGTTTACTTCTGAACCGCCATGGAGGTGCTTAA
- the LOC121972117 gene encoding E3 ubiquitin-protein ligase RNF170-like isoform X4, with the protein MVMPPSGDVCCVCHERFRLPCQANCSHWFCGNCILRVWNSGFVLQPCKCPLCRRAITLLIPASTINEDHDREAYQVLQSIENYNRQFGRNPSLIQRFQDVPFFIRRLLREFVDPQRALPFVFRARTALSILLSIGYVASPIDILSESKLPLT; encoded by the exons ATGGTTATGCCGCCGTCCGGCGATGTGTGCTGCGTCTGCCACGAGCGGTTTCGGCTCCCCTGCCAAGCCAACTGTTCGCACTGGTTCTGCG GGAATTGTATTCTGAGGGTCTGGAATTCTGGATTTGTGCTCCAGCCATGCAAGTGCCCCCTATGCCGTCGTGCTATAACTCTGCTTATACCTGCATCAACGATAAATGAGGACCATGACCGGGAAGCTTATCAAGTACTTCAGAGTATTGAGAATTACAATCGCCAGTTTGGCAGAAACCCCAGCCTTATTCAG AGGTTTCAGGATGTTCCATTCTTCATAAGAAGGTTATTGAGAGAATTTGTGGATCCTCAGAGAGCACTTCCCTTCGTCTTCAGAGCACGAACAGCCTTGTCT ATATTACTGAGCATTGGTTATGTTGCGAGCCCCATTGACATTTTATCGGAAAGTAAGTTGCCGTTGACTTAA
- the LOC121972117 gene encoding E3 ubiquitin-protein ligase RNF170-like isoform X5 — protein MVMPPSGDVCCVCHERFRLPCQANCSHWFCGNCILRVWNSGFVLQPCKCPLCRRAITLLIPASTINEDHDREAYQVLQSIENYNRQFGRNPSLIQRFQDVPFFIRRLLREFVDPQRALPFVFRARTALSILLSIGYVASPIDILSEIYF, from the exons ATGGTTATGCCGCCGTCCGGCGATGTGTGCTGCGTCTGCCACGAGCGGTTTCGGCTCCCCTGCCAAGCCAACTGTTCGCACTGGTTCTGCG GGAATTGTATTCTGAGGGTCTGGAATTCTGGATTTGTGCTCCAGCCATGCAAGTGCCCCCTATGCCGTCGTGCTATAACTCTGCTTATACCTGCATCAACGATAAATGAGGACCATGACCGGGAAGCTTATCAAGTACTTCAGAGTATTGAGAATTACAATCGCCAGTTTGGCAGAAACCCCAGCCTTATTCAG AGGTTTCAGGATGTTCCATTCTTCATAAGAAGGTTATTGAGAGAATTTGTGGATCCTCAGAGAGCACTTCCCTTCGTCTTCAGAGCACGAACAGCCTTGTCT ATATTACTGAGCATTGGTTATGTTGCGAGCCCCATTGACATTTTATCGGAAA TTTACTTCTGA
- the LOC121972117 gene encoding E3 ubiquitin-protein ligase RNF170-like isoform X3, producing the protein MVMPPSGDVCCVCHERFRLPCQANCSHWFCGNCILRVWNSGFVLQPCKCPLCRRAITLLIPASTINEDHDREAYQVLQSIENYNRQFGRNPSLIQDVPFFIRRLLREFVDPQRALPFVFRARTALSVSSSMIKWMVCRSLHKLAIISMFYNCAI; encoded by the exons ATGGTTATGCCGCCGTCCGGCGATGTGTGCTGCGTCTGCCACGAGCGGTTTCGGCTCCCCTGCCAAGCCAACTGTTCGCACTGGTTCTGCG GGAATTGTATTCTGAGGGTCTGGAATTCTGGATTTGTGCTCCAGCCATGCAAGTGCCCCCTATGCCGTCGTGCTATAACTCTGCTTATACCTGCATCAACGATAAATGAGGACCATGACCGGGAAGCTTATCAAGTACTTCAGAGTATTGAGAATTACAATCGCCAGTTTGGCAGAAACCCCAGCCTTATTCAG GATGTTCCATTCTTCATAAGAAGGTTATTGAGAGAATTTGTGGATCCTCAGAGAGCACTTCCCTTCGTCTTCAGAGCACGAACAGCCTTGTCTGTAAGTTCATCAATGATCAAATGGATGGTGTGCAGATCACTACATAAACTAGCTATTATCTCAATGTTTTATAATTGTGCTATCTAG
- the LOC121972115 gene encoding uncharacterized protein At5g49945-like, with protein sequence MAIRWPRNLTAVVAPRGDTFLLLVAVLSIVSLLTHELSRHSALAADFEGFDSDELDDAEEVTYHDDLPLSGPVPPPATLLSKSASPETHHGPPPTPNPSPTSDAWDEDEFEGIPVSVPPPDLTAAPEGELPSPSVPSPSPPPPSIRSYTTEIVCVSFLICFLINYFTGKRENETIALAWATKFATKDSIFEKNFSLLGTGDGKDTALLLKEGQDVFKFYASGRRYCQSLLATMEMRNRHDLISRAIDLVLSNKDVITFEVAMNEESMDHVVLAVARRKLAKNMHKEERDLQRYANPGMNPPSGRKWIADELLVVTESKEVAGDLITDAVLDQVFGEKAFEKFGKWFISMHFSDQRPGSHKKTLTFKFALPDANSMSDMTRLVALVPYYIDLIGRYKLSSHARSKTEAVRAKVAQEVYRELLGLRQEAIQKKKAEKKETETKLGAEALRKKEEKDRARQLKKSMPKVKMLRSH encoded by the exons ATGGCGATCCGGTGGCCGCGCAACCTCACGGCCGTCGTGGCTCCCCGTGGTGACACCTTTCTCCTCCTCGTTGCCGTCCTCTCCATCGTATCTCTTCTCACTCACGAACTCTCTCGCCACTCCGCCCTCGCCGCCGACTTTGAGGGATTCGATTCCGACGAACTCGACGACGCAGAAGAGGTAACTTACCACGATGACCTCCCCCTATCCGGTCCCGTCCCGCCTCCGGCCACCTTGCTATCAAAATCCGCCTCACCGGAGACCCACCACGGGCCCCCGCCCACTCCCAACCCCTCTCCGACCTCTGATGCTTGGGACGAGGATGAGTTCGAGGGCATACCCGTTTCCGTCCCGCCTCCTGATCTGACCGCTGCCCCCGAAGGGGAGCTCCCTTCCCCCTCTGTTCCCTCGCCTTCTCCGCCGCCACCATCCATCAGATCGTACACCACCGAGATCGTCTGCGTTAGCTTCCTGATTTGTTTCTTAATCAATTACTTCACTGGGAAGCGCGAGAACGAGACCATCGCTCTCGCCTGGGCCACCAAGTTTGCCACCAAAGACTCCATCTTTGAGAAGAACTTCAGCCTCTTGGGCACCGGAGACGGCAAGGACACTGCTCTCCTGTTGAAGGAGGGGCAGGACGTGTTCAAGTTCTATGCCAGCGGCCGGAGATACTGCCAGAGTTTGCTAGCCACGATGGAAATGCGGAACCGGCATGACCTGATCTCGAGGGCGATTGATTTGGTACTTTCCAATAAGGATGTCATCACTTTTGAGGTGGCGATGAATGAGGAATCGATGGATCACGTCGTCCTGGCAGTAGCAAGGAGGAAGCTGGCTAAAAATATGCACAAGGAAGAGAGGGACCTGCAAAGGTATGCAAATCCAGGGATGAACCCACCATCTGGAAGGAAGTGGATAGCAGATGAGCTGCTTGTGGTCACTGAATCAAAAGAAGTCGCTGGAGATCTGATAACTGATGCCGTTCTGGATCAG GTCTTCGGTGAGAAGGCATTTGAGAAGTTCGGGAAATGGTTCATCTCTATGCATTTCTCAGATCAACGTCCAGGGTCTCACAAGAAGACACTCACGTTCAAATTTGCACTTCCAGATGCCAATAGCATGTCCGACATGACGCGATTAGTTGCTCTTGTACCATATTACATCGACTTAATTGGTCGGTacaagctaagttctcat GCCCGTTCCAAAACTGAAGCAGTCAGAGCAAAGGTCGCCCAAGAGGTATACAGAGAACTCCTCGGCTTGAGACAGGAAGCCATCCAGAAAAAGAAAGCAGAAAAGAAAGAGACTGAAACCAAACTCGGCGCTGAGGCACTTcgcaagaaagaagagaaggaccgTGCTCGGCAACTGAAGAAGTCAATGCCCAAAGTCAAGATGCTTCGATCTCACTAG
- the LOC121972116 gene encoding uncharacterized protein LOC121972116, which yields MVSEREKIALILESAELGPFESLIGQLTSAANEQRSHAESLFILGCDLHPDALALKLVAVLDASPALDFRAMSVVHLRILLTHRDSRGSFWLRLSPASQTSLKSLLLVVLQQEPDRSTAKKVADTISAFDLLPDSTWPDLLPFLFHAVAASNVRPCLQEYALLIIAQIAYVLVGDASFVVSHLPTLSTLLLAALSHPSSSNVRVAALSVAINLVTSLKSAFVENILFVELGYTMMRTFVDFVDSGDEDYLQEVLKLFIDIAVAWPQFFSFRSYDGVARVMMHIVEAAQHEEDTQDLSGEFINTLAEARAGAGPGADAEA from the coding sequence ATGGTGTCGGAACGGGAGAAGATTGCCTTGATTCTTGAATCGGCAGAGCTCGGCCCCTTCGAGTCTTTGATCGGTCAGTTGACGTCCGCGGCGAACGAGCAGCGCTCCCATGCTGAGTCGCTCTTTATCCTCGGTTGCGATCTCCACCCAGACGCCCTAGCCCTAAAGCTCGTTGCCGTCCTCGACGCCTCCCCTGCCCTTGACTTCCGCGCCATGTCCGTCGTCCATCTGCGCATTCTCCTCACCCACCGCGACTCTCGCGGTTCGTTCTGGCTCCGCCTCTCTCCCGCCTCCCAGACCTCGCTCAAGTCCCTCCTCCTCGTCGTCCTCCAGCAGGAGCCCGACCGCTCCACTGCCAAGAAGGTCGCTGACACCATCTCTGCCTTCGACCTCCTCCCGGACTCCACCTGGCCTGATCTTCTCCCGTTCCTCTTTCACGCTGTTGCTGCCTCCAATGTCCGTCCTTGCCTACAGGAGTATGCCCTCCTCATCATTGCCCAGATCGCTTATGTCCTCGTTGGCGACGCCTCCTTCGTCGTCTCTCACCTCCCCACCCTTAGCACTCTCCTCCTCGCCGCCCTCTCCCACCCTTCCTCTTCAAATGTCCGTGTCGCTGCACTGTCTGTGGCGATCAACCTTGTCACTTCCTTGAAGTCCGCTTTTGTTGAAAACATCCTATTTGTTGAACTCGGATATACCATGATGCGAACCTTTGTTGATTTTGTCGATTCTGGTGACGAAGACTACCTTCAGGAGGTCCTTAAGCTCTTTATCGATATTGCAGTTGCATGGCCACAGTTCTTTAGTTTTCGGTCTTATGATGGTGTTGCTAGAGTTATGATGCACATTGTTGAGGCAGCTCAACACGAGGAGGATACACAAGACTTGTCTGGTGAATTTATCAACACCCTTGCTGAAGCTAGAGCTGGAGCTGGACCTGGAGCTGATGCTGAAGCATAG